From one Candidatus Thioglobus sp. NP1 genomic stretch:
- the rpoB gene encoding DNA-directed RNA polymerase subunit beta — protein MTYSFTEKKRIRNNFGTRESILKEPDLLSIQINSFNTFIQAGATEKENIGLHSVFQSVFPITALNGYAEIEYLDYELQEPKYNVKECKLRGVTYAATLQVKLNLILFDKNGSNLKKKRRVKQVIEESVYLGQLPLMTDTGTFVINGTERVVVSQLHRSPGVIFEHDKGKTHSSGKILFSSRIIPYRGSWLDFEFDHHEHLFVRIDRRRKLPVTSLLRAMGNSTEEIIDTFFDHIVVKLKSKSCELVIKPEKLRGIIAEFDIKVDKDIIVEKGRRITAKHAKILQDAKVDSISAPLEYLVDKVIASDIIDTDTGEILLAANTLITEESIEVLTTTKIKKLNIIYLNDAENGIYISDTLRLDELQTEIEARMSIYHVMRPGEPATEDAVNTLFSNLFFNNDRYDLSRVGRMKLNRRLGVESETGEHVLTHDDIINVIKQLIDIKNGHDVVDDVDTLANRRVRAIGEMIENQFRIGLIRVEKAVKEGLNLAETDELTPQDLINSKPVSAAVREFFGSSQLSQFMDQVNPLSGVTHKRRISALGPGGLTRERAGFEVRDVHPSHYGRLCPIETPEGPNIGLINTLAVYARTNDYGFLETPYQVVKDALVTKEVVYVSAIDEINHTIAQANSLVDKKGYLIDDLVSGRHKNEFVLVDKSEVTLIDIDSKQISSVAASLIPFLEHDDANRALMGSNMQRQAVPVLRAEKPLVGTGIERVVASDSRVCVVANHDGIVETVDASRIVIRVDAKQAKDGDLGVDIYSLIKYSRSNQNTCINQKPLVQPGDKVVAGDVLADGPSTDLGELALGQNMMIAFMPWNGYNFEDSILISEKVVHEDRYTSIHIEELTAYARDTKLGTEEVTADIPNVSESALSKLDDVGIVYVGARVKGGDILVGKVTPKSETVLSPEEKLLRAIFGEKANNVKDTSLRMGASKSGVVIDVQIFTKDRVTKDTRALVIDDERLDNIKKDIDDEFGIIDGDIFRRIRLKLSGNVSTSNIGNIKSGDKLVSKDLKSLENSDLAKLKVKDAAVNKEVAALIKQSKSKQEEFELFYEQESAKIKEGAELPPGVQKMVKVYVATRKTLQVGDKMAGRHGNKGVISRVSPVEDMPHLADGTPVDVVLNPLGVPSRMNVGQVLEVHLGWAAKGLGYKIGNLLDEHRKDTIKKIRSMLDSIYNSYGKTEDLKSFSDDEILELANNLRSGVPMATPVFDGIKEEDIKSLLKMADLPESGQIKLFDGRTGDAFDRDVTVGYMHMLKLNHLVDDKMHARSTGPYSLVTQQPLSGKAQFGGQRFGEMEVWALEAYGAAYTLREMLTVKSDDVSGRAKMYKNIVDGENRTESVMPESFNVLVKEIRSLGIDTELEQN, from the coding sequence ATGACTTATTCATTTACAGAAAAAAAGCGAATCAGAAATAATTTTGGAACTAGGGAGTCTATTCTTAAAGAACCAGATTTATTATCTATTCAGATTAATTCATTTAATACTTTTATTCAAGCGGGAGCTACTGAAAAAGAAAATATTGGTCTTCACTCTGTCTTTCAATCTGTATTCCCTATTACTGCTCTGAATGGTTATGCTGAAATTGAGTATTTAGATTACGAACTCCAAGAACCAAAATATAATGTTAAAGAGTGTAAGCTTAGAGGTGTCACTTATGCTGCAACATTACAGGTAAAACTTAATTTGATATTATTTGATAAAAATGGTTCAAATTTAAAGAAAAAACGTCGCGTCAAACAAGTTATTGAAGAAAGTGTTTATTTGGGCCAACTACCTTTAATGACTGATACAGGAACCTTTGTTATTAACGGAACTGAGCGTGTAGTAGTTTCTCAACTTCATCGCTCGCCTGGAGTGATTTTTGAGCATGATAAGGGTAAGACTCATTCATCTGGAAAAATACTTTTCTCATCTCGAATCATTCCTTATCGTGGTTCATGGCTTGACTTTGAATTTGATCACCATGAGCACTTATTCGTTAGAATTGATAGACGTAGAAAATTGCCTGTTACTTCATTGCTTCGTGCAATGGGTAACTCTACAGAAGAAATTATTGATACTTTTTTTGATCATATTGTTGTTAAATTAAAATCAAAGTCCTGTGAATTAGTTATAAAGCCAGAAAAATTAAGAGGAATTATTGCTGAATTTGACATTAAGGTTGATAAAGATATTATTGTTGAAAAGGGTCGTCGAATTACTGCTAAGCATGCAAAAATTCTTCAGGATGCAAAAGTTGATTCTATTAGTGCACCTCTTGAGTACCTTGTTGATAAGGTAATTGCTTCAGATATTATTGATACCGATACTGGTGAAATTTTGCTGGCTGCCAACACATTAATTACTGAAGAATCTATAGAAGTTTTAACTACTACTAAAATTAAAAAACTTAACATTATCTATCTTAATGATGCTGAAAATGGCATTTATATTTCTGATACATTGCGTCTTGATGAACTTCAAACTGAGATTGAAGCTCGCATGTCCATCTACCATGTTATGAGACCTGGCGAACCTGCAACTGAAGATGCGGTAAATACATTGTTCTCAAATTTATTTTTTAATAATGATCGTTATGATCTCTCTCGAGTCGGTCGAATGAAGCTCAATAGACGATTAGGAGTTGAGAGTGAAACAGGTGAGCACGTTCTTACTCATGATGACATTATTAACGTAATTAAACAATTGATTGATATTAAAAATGGACATGATGTGGTAGATGATGTTGATACATTGGCGAATAGAAGAGTAAGAGCTATTGGTGAAATGATTGAAAATCAATTTAGAATTGGACTAATAAGAGTAGAGAAAGCAGTTAAAGAAGGTTTGAATCTAGCTGAAACAGATGAATTAACTCCTCAAGATTTGATTAATTCTAAGCCAGTATCAGCGGCTGTAAGAGAGTTTTTTGGTTCTTCACAATTATCTCAATTTATGGATCAAGTTAATCCTCTATCTGGAGTAACGCATAAGCGAAGAATTTCAGCTCTTGGACCTGGTGGTTTAACTAGAGAGCGAGCTGGTTTTGAGGTTCGTGATGTACACCCTTCACATTATGGAAGACTATGTCCAATTGAAACTCCTGAAGGTCCAAATATTGGATTAATTAATACTTTAGCAGTATATGCAAGAACAAATGATTATGGCTTTTTAGAGACTCCATACCAGGTTGTTAAAGATGCGCTCGTTACTAAAGAAGTAGTCTATGTTTCAGCAATTGATGAAATAAATCATACAATAGCCCAAGCAAATTCATTAGTTGATAAAAAAGGCTATCTGATTGATGATCTCGTTTCAGGAAGACACAAAAATGAGTTTGTTCTTGTTGATAAATCTGAAGTCACTTTAATTGATATTGATTCTAAACAAATTTCATCAGTTGCAGCCTCTTTAATTCCTTTCTTAGAGCACGATGATGCGAACCGTGCACTAATGGGATCAAATATGCAACGTCAAGCTGTACCAGTTCTTAGAGCGGAAAAACCTCTTGTTGGAACAGGTATAGAGCGAGTTGTTGCTTCAGATTCTCGAGTATGTGTTGTTGCAAATCATGATGGAATTGTTGAAACAGTTGATGCATCTCGAATTGTTATTCGTGTTGATGCCAAACAAGCAAAAGATGGTGATCTTGGAGTGGATATTTATAGCTTAATTAAATATTCTCGTTCAAATCAAAATACTTGTATTAATCAAAAGCCACTCGTTCAACCTGGGGATAAAGTTGTTGCAGGGGATGTTTTGGCAGATGGACCATCTACAGATTTAGGTGAGCTTGCTTTAGGTCAAAATATGATGATCGCTTTTATGCCATGGAATGGTTATAACTTTGAGGATTCAATATTAATTTCTGAAAAAGTTGTTCATGAGGATCGTTACACTTCAATTCATATAGAGGAATTAACTGCATATGCCAGAGACACAAAGCTTGGCACAGAAGAAGTAACAGCTGATATTCCAAACGTAAGTGAATCAGCGCTCTCCAAGTTAGATGATGTTGGAATTGTATATGTTGGTGCTCGAGTTAAAGGCGGAGATATCTTAGTTGGAAAAGTTACACCTAAAAGTGAAACAGTTTTGTCTCCTGAGGAAAAATTGTTACGGGCTATTTTTGGAGAAAAAGCAAACAATGTTAAAGATACTTCTCTTCGAATGGGTGCGTCAAAGTCTGGTGTTGTTATCGATGTTCAAATATTTACTAAAGACAGAGTCACAAAAGATACGCGTGCACTCGTTATTGATGATGAGCGTCTAGATAATATTAAAAAAGATATTGATGATGAGTTTGGCATTATAGACGGTGATATTTTTAGACGAATACGTTTAAAACTCTCTGGAAATGTTTCTACTAGCAACATAGGAAATATTAAAAGTGGTGATAAATTAGTTTCAAAAGACTTAAAGTCATTAGAAAATAGTGACTTAGCAAAATTAAAAGTCAAGGATGCGGCAGTTAATAAAGAAGTCGCAGCACTAATTAAACAATCTAAATCAAAGCAAGAAGAGTTTGAGTTATTTTATGAGCAAGAAAGTGCCAAAATAAAGGAGGGTGCAGAACTACCTCCAGGTGTTCAAAAGATGGTTAAAGTTTATGTTGCTACTAGAAAAACATTGCAAGTTGGTGATAAGATGGCAGGTCGTCATGGAAATAAGGGAGTTATCTCTAGAGTATCCCCAGTAGAGGATATGCCTCATCTAGCAGATGGAACTCCTGTAGATGTTGTTCTTAATCCTCTTGGTGTTCCATCACGTATGAATGTTGGTCAAGTTTTAGAAGTTCACTTAGGTTGGGCTGCTAAGGGCCTTGGTTATAAGATTGGAAATTTGCTTGATGAGCATAGAAAAGATACTATTAAGAAAATTCGGTCTATGCTTGACTCAATATACAATAGTTATGGAAAAACAGAAGACTTAAAGTCATTTAGTGATGATGAGATTCTAGAGTTAGCTAACAATCTTCGTTCTGGAGTTCCAATGGCTACGCCAGTTTTTGATGGTATTAAAGAAGAAGATATTAAATCTTTACTTAAGATGGCTGATTTACCAGAGAGTGGACAAATAAAATTATTTGATGGACGAACTGGAGATGCTTTTGATCGAGATGTCACAGTGGGTTACATGCATATGTTAAAGCTAAATCATTTAGTAGATGATAAGATGCACGCACGTTCAACTGGACCTTATTCGTTAGTCACTCAGCAGCCACTTAGTGGAAAGGCTCAATTTGGTGGTCAAAGATTTGGTGAGATGGAAGTTTGGGCTTTAGAAGCATATGGAGCCGCCTATACGCTTCGAGAAATGTTAACAGTTAAGTCTGATGATGTTAGTGGAAGAGCAAAAATGTATAAAAATATAGTTGATGGTGAAAATCGAACTGAGTCAGTAATGCCTGAATCATTTAATGTTTTAGTAAAAGAAATCCGATCTTTGGGTATTGATACTGAACTTGAACAAAATTAA
- the rplL gene encoding 50S ribosomal protein L7/L12 → MAKLSNEDILSAIADMSVMDVVELVSAMEEKFGVSAAAVAAAPVAAAADAGVAVEEKSEFDVMLTSFGEKKVAVIKAVRTITGLGLKEAKDLVESAPAAIKEGASKAEADDILKQLEEAGASVELK, encoded by the coding sequence ATGGCGAAATTAAGTAACGAAGATATTTTAAGTGCAATTGCAGATATGTCTGTAATGGATGTTGTTGAACTAGTTTCAGCAATGGAAGAAAAATTTGGTGTTTCAGCAGCGGCAGTTGCAGCAGCACCAGTTGCAGCAGCAGCAGATGCTGGTGTAGCAGTAGAAGAAAAGAGTGAGTTTGATGTTATGCTAACTAGCTTTGGTGAAAAGAAAGTTGCCGTCATTAAAGCTGTTCGTACTATCACTGGATTAGGTCTGAAAGAGGCGAAAGATCTTGTTGAGAGTGCGCCTGCAGCAATAAAAGAAGGAGCATCAAAAGCTGAAGCTGATGATATTCTTAAGCAGCTTGAAGAGGCTGGTGCTAGCGTAGAGCTTAAGTAA
- the rplJ gene encoding 50S ribosomal protein L10, translating to MALNLEAKKAVVEQVNAVAINAISVGVAEYRGLNVEQMTNLRNSAIDADVSLRVVKNTLAKRALAETGCECITPVLSGPVILGFSQEDPGAVARVFRDFMKENEALVVKGLGVSGEFIDADQLKRIASLPSKDQAISMLMALMLAPTEKLVRTLNEVPTKLTRVVAAIRDQQQ from the coding sequence ATGGCTCTAAATCTTGAAGCAAAAAAAGCAGTTGTTGAACAGGTAAATGCAGTAGCTATTAATGCAATTTCTGTTGGTGTTGCTGAGTATCGTGGATTGAATGTTGAACAAATGACTAATTTGCGAAATTCTGCTATAGATGCAGATGTTTCATTACGTGTTGTTAAAAACACGCTTGCAAAGAGAGCGTTAGCTGAAACTGGATGTGAATGCATTACTCCAGTTTTGAGTGGCCCGGTAATCTTAGGTTTTTCTCAAGAGGATCCAGGCGCTGTGGCTCGTGTTTTCCGTGACTTCATGAAAGAGAATGAAGCGTTAGTTGTTAAAGGTTTGGGAGTTTCTGGTGAATTTATTGATGCAGATCAATTAAAGAGAATTGCCAGTCTTCCATCTAAAGATCAAGCAATCAGTATGTTAATGGCGTTGATGCTTGCACCAACTGAGAAGTTAGTGAGAACTTTAAATGAAGTTCCTACTAAGTTAACTCGAGTTGTGGCAGCGATTCGTGATCAACAACAATAA
- the rplA gene encoding 50S ribosomal protein L1, which produces MANLTKNQKVAASKVEVGSKYSISDALVLIKECATAKFDESVDVSINLGIDTKKSDQTVRGAVVLPNGTGKVVRVAVFTQGDNVEKATDAGADIVGMDDLMKTMQDGDLNYDVVIASPDAMGVVGRLGQVLGPRGLMPNPKVGTVTPDVATAVKNAKAGQVRYRADKAGIVHAGIGKASFDAKALEENIIALIDAIKKVKPSSAKGVYFKKISVSSTMGPGLAIDAASFDI; this is translated from the coding sequence ATGGCTAATTTAACAAAAAATCAAAAAGTTGCTGCTTCTAAAGTAGAGGTTGGTTCTAAATATTCAATTTCAGATGCTCTTGTGCTAATTAAGGAGTGTGCAACTGCAAAATTCGATGAATCAGTTGATGTGAGTATCAATCTTGGTATTGATACCAAAAAATCTGATCAAACAGTTCGTGGTGCCGTAGTTCTTCCTAATGGAACTGGAAAAGTTGTTCGAGTAGCAGTTTTTACTCAGGGTGATAATGTGGAAAAAGCAACTGATGCTGGTGCAGATATTGTTGGAATGGATGATTTAATGAAGACTATGCAGGATGGCGACCTTAATTATGATGTTGTTATTGCGTCTCCTGATGCAATGGGTGTTGTTGGTCGTTTAGGTCAAGTTCTTGGTCCTCGAGGTTTAATGCCAAATCCAAAAGTTGGAACTGTAACACCAGATGTTGCAACTGCTGTTAAGAACGCAAAAGCTGGTCAGGTCCGTTACCGTGCAGATAAAGCTGGTATTGTTCATGCTGGTATTGGTAAAGCATCCTTTGATGCAAAAGCATTAGAAGAAAATATTATTGCACTTATTGATGCAATCAAAAAGGTTAAGCCAAGTTCAGCTAAGGGCGTTTACTTTAAAAAAATTAGTGTTTCATCAACGATGGGCCCAGGCCTTGCAATTGATGCAGCAAGTTTTGATATTTAA
- the rplK gene encoding 50S ribosomal protein L11 produces the protein MAKKIESYIKLQVPAAEANPSPPVGPALGQHGVNIMDFCKAFNAQTQELDKGMPVPVIITVYNDRSFTFITKTPPAAVLLRKVTGIEKGSGEPHINKVGTVTRAQLEEVANIKMKDLNANDLDAAVQIVAGTARSMGLVVEG, from the coding sequence ATGGCAAAAAAAATTGAGTCATATATTAAATTGCAGGTTCCTGCAGCAGAGGCAAATCCATCACCACCTGTAGGTCCAGCATTAGGACAACATGGTGTTAATATTATGGACTTTTGTAAAGCCTTCAATGCTCAAACTCAAGAGCTTGATAAAGGTATGCCTGTCCCAGTAATTATTACTGTTTATAACGATAGAAGCTTTACATTTATTACTAAAACTCCACCTGCAGCGGTACTTCTTCGGAAGGTAACTGGAATTGAGAAAGGTAGTGGTGAGCCGCATATTAATAAAGTTGGTACAGTCACCCGCGCCCAATTAGAAGAGGTCGCAAATATAAAAATGAAAGATTTAAATGCAAATGATTTAGATGCAGCAGTCCAAATTGTAGCGGGAACAGCTCGTTCAATGGGTCTAGTGGTGGAGGGTTAA
- the nusG gene encoding transcription termination/antitermination protein NusG codes for MSKNWFVIHARSGYEAKVKVAIEEAVVREGIEDLVSEILIPTEQVVELKGGKKKETERKFFPGYMLIKMELTEPSWLLVKNTTNVIGFIGGSSGKPSPISQREVDRIFARVQEGADKPKPKVAFQPGEEVLVTEGPFNEFNGTVESVNYEKSLLTVEVLIFGRTTAVELEFSQVEKT; via the coding sequence ATGTCTAAGAATTGGTTTGTAATACACGCTAGAAGTGGCTATGAAGCGAAAGTTAAAGTAGCCATTGAAGAGGCGGTTGTGAGAGAGGGAATTGAAGATCTTGTATCTGAGATCCTTATCCCTACTGAGCAGGTAGTTGAATTGAAGGGTGGTAAGAAAAAAGAAACAGAACGTAAATTCTTCCCTGGTTACATGCTTATTAAGATGGAGCTTACAGAGCCAAGTTGGTTATTAGTTAAAAATACAACTAACGTTATTGGTTTTATAGGAGGATCGTCAGGGAAGCCCTCTCCAATTTCGCAGAGAGAAGTAGATAGAATTTTTGCACGTGTTCAAGAAGGTGCCGATAAGCCTAAACCTAAGGTTGCTTTTCAACCAGGTGAAGAGGTATTGGTTACTGAAGGACCATTTAATGAATTTAATGGAACTGTTGAAAGTGTTAATTATGAAAAGAGTTTACTAACGGTTGAAGTTTTAATTTTTGGAAGGACTACCGCAGTTGAGCTAGAGTTTTCTCAAGTGGAGAAAACTTAA
- the secE gene encoding preprotein translocase subunit SecE, which yields MAKEIENLKSVSDKWKTYVAIAVVIATLYLYYSNPLAFNTLTNVIVTLVLFGIAGVIFIKSAQGERFLHFLKETRIELRKVVWPTRQETAKTTGIIMIAVVIVAIFLWIVDAFFTWGVGSISSINIF from the coding sequence GTGGCTAAGGAAATAGAAAATTTAAAGAGTGTATCTGATAAGTGGAAAACATATGTAGCTATTGCTGTTGTTATAGCAACGCTTTATTTATATTATTCAAACCCACTTGCTTTTAATACGCTTACTAATGTTATTGTTACACTTGTACTGTTTGGAATTGCTGGAGTAATCTTTATCAAATCTGCTCAAGGTGAACGTTTTCTTCATTTTTTAAAAGAAACCAGAATTGAGTTAAGAAAAGTAGTCTGGCCAACCCGTCAGGAGACTGCGAAGACAACTGGAATAATTATGATTGCAGTTGTTATTGTTGCTATTTTTCTGTGGATTGTTGATGCATTTTTTACTTGGGGTGTTGGATCAATTTCGTCAATAAACATATTTTAA
- the tuf gene encoding elongation factor Tu encodes MAKEKFERTKPHVNVGTIGHVDHGKTTLTAALTKVMAEAQGGEFKDYADIDNAPEERERGITISTAHVEYESNARHYAHVDCPGHADYVKNMITGAAQMDGAIIVIAATDGPMAQTREHILLSRQVGVPYIVVYMNKADMVDDEELVELVEMEIRELLTEYEFPGDDTPVIFGSALKALEGDTSDIGVPSIVKLVEALDTYIPTPERDTDKTFLMPIEDVFSISGRGTVVTGRIERGVVNVGDEIEIVGIKDTQLTTCTGVEMFRKLLDSGEAGDNVGVLLRGTKREEVERGQVLAKKGTINPHTKFEAEVYILSKEEGGRHTPFFNNYRPQFYFRTTDVTGAVELPSGTEMVMPGDNVKMVVELLAPIAMEEGLRFAIREGGRTVGAGVVSKITS; translated from the coding sequence ATGGCAAAAGAAAAATTTGAAAGAACCAAACCACACGTGAATGTGGGAACAATTGGTCACGTTGACCATGGAAAAACTACTTTAACAGCAGCCCTTACTAAGGTTATGGCTGAAGCTCAAGGCGGTGAGTTCAAGGATTATGCCGATATTGATAACGCGCCTGAAGAAAGAGAGCGTGGTATTACCATTTCAACAGCGCACGTAGAATATGAGTCAAATGCTCGTCACTACGCTCATGTTGACTGCCCAGGACACGCTGACTATGTTAAGAATATGATTACCGGTGCCGCACAAATGGACGGCGCTATTATTGTAATTGCTGCAACTGATGGACCAATGGCTCAAACGCGTGAGCACATTCTATTGTCTCGTCAAGTTGGTGTTCCTTACATCGTTGTTTATATGAATAAAGCTGATATGGTTGATGATGAAGAACTAGTAGAGCTTGTTGAAATGGAAATCCGTGAACTTTTGACTGAATATGAGTTCCCAGGTGATGACACACCGGTGATTTTTGGTTCAGCTTTGAAAGCACTAGAGGGCGATACATCTGATATCGGTGTGCCATCTATTGTTAAACTAGTTGAAGCACTAGATACATACATCCCAACGCCAGAGCGTGATACTGATAAAACCTTCCTAATGCCAATTGAGGACGTGTTCTCAATCTCAGGTCGTGGAACTGTTGTAACAGGTCGTATTGAACGTGGTGTTGTTAATGTTGGTGATGAAATTGAGATCGTTGGTATTAAAGATACGCAGTTGACTACTTGTACTGGTGTTGAAATGTTCAGAAAGTTACTTGATTCAGGTGAAGCAGGTGATAACGTTGGTGTTTTGCTTCGTGGTACTAAGCGTGAAGAAGTTGAGCGTGGTCAAGTATTAGCTAAGAAAGGCACGATCAACCCACATACTAAGTTTGAAGCTGAAGTATATATATTAAGTAAGGAAGAAGGTGGACGTCATACGCCATTCTTTAACAATTATCGTCCACAGTTCTACTTTAGAACAACGGATGTAACTGGTGCTGTAGAGTTGCCATCAGGTACTGAAATGGTTATGCCAGGTGATAATGTTAAGATGGTAGTCGAGTTACTGGCTCCAATTGCAATGGAAGAAGGATTAAGATTTGCAATTAGAGAAGGTGGCCGAACGGTAGGTGCCGGCGTCGTCTCAAAAATTACGAGTTAA
- a CDS encoding malic enzyme-like NAD(P)-binding protein yields the protein MSQNLHEEALDYHREGRPGKIEVSSHKKLDTEKELSLAYSPGVAAPVREIVKNPSAVNDYTIKGNLVAVISDGSAVLGLGNVGPLAAKPVMEGKAVLFKRFAGIDVFNIELDTQDVDEIVNTIKNIAPTFGGINLEDISAPRCFEIEKRLIEELDIPVFHDDQHGTAVIVAAGLLNALEIQEKNIESVKIVCAGAGSAGIATLKLLIELGFNKENILLVDRNGVVSKNSKNLSKEKIDFAIDTNKKTLEEAIDGSDVLIGVARGNLVTQEMIKSMGKRPIIFALSNPDPEISPADVYECRDDVLMATGRSDYPNQVNNVLGFPYIFRGALDANSRIINTEMKIAAVYALKDLAKLPVPESLLKIYQVKELKFGKDYFIPKPFDHRLIETIPKAIFDAAVKSGVARLK from the coding sequence ATGTCTCAAAATCTTCATGAGGAAGCTTTAGATTATCACCGTGAAGGCAGACCAGGAAAGATTGAGGTCTCCTCTCATAAAAAACTTGATACTGAAAAAGAACTCAGTCTAGCATACAGTCCAGGAGTAGCGGCTCCTGTTAGAGAAATCGTTAAAAATCCAAGTGCAGTGAATGATTACACAATTAAAGGCAATTTAGTAGCAGTAATTAGTGATGGTTCAGCAGTTTTAGGCTTAGGCAATGTTGGCCCCTTGGCGGCAAAACCTGTTATGGAGGGAAAGGCTGTTTTATTTAAACGGTTTGCTGGCATTGATGTTTTTAATATTGAGCTTGATACTCAGGATGTTGATGAAATTGTTAATACAATTAAGAATATAGCGCCTACCTTTGGAGGCATTAACTTAGAAGACATTTCAGCACCAAGATGTTTTGAAATTGAGAAGCGATTGATTGAGGAATTGGATATTCCAGTTTTTCATGATGATCAGCATGGAACTGCTGTAATTGTTGCTGCTGGACTGTTGAACGCACTTGAGATTCAGGAAAAAAATATTGAATCAGTCAAGATAGTATGTGCTGGTGCCGGCTCTGCTGGGATTGCAACCCTAAAACTATTAATTGAATTAGGTTTTAATAAGGAAAATATTCTTTTGGTAGATCGAAATGGCGTTGTATCAAAAAATAGTAAAAATCTAAGTAAAGAAAAAATTGATTTTGCAATTGATACTAATAAAAAAACATTAGAAGAAGCTATTGATGGTTCGGATGTTTTAATTGGGGTTGCAAGAGGAAATCTTGTTACACAGGAAATGATTAAATCAATGGGTAAAAGACCAATAATTTTTGCTTTATCTAACCCTGATCCAGAAATTTCTCCAGCTGACGTTTATGAGTGTAGGGATGACGTATTGATGGCCACTGGTCGAAGTGATTATCCTAATCAGGTAAATAATGTACTTGGGTTTCCTTATATTTTTAGAGGCGCACTGGATGCTAATTCTAGAATTATTAATACAGAAATGAAGATTGCCGCTGTTTATGCGCTTAAAGATTTAGCTAAGTTACCTGTTCCTGAATCTTTATTGAAAATCTATCAAGTTAAGGAGCTTAAATTTGGTAAAGATTATTTCATACCAAAACCCTTTGATCACCGGTTAATAGAAACTATACCAAAAGCTATATTTGATGCTGCAGTTAAGAGTGGTGTGGCACGTCTAAAATAA
- the mdh gene encoding malate dehydrogenase: MKVAVLGAAGGIGQALGLLLKTQLPNGTELSLYDIAPVTPGVAADLSHIPTAVKVTGFAGEDPAPALIDADIVLISAGVARKPGMERSDLFNINAGIVKNLVSVCADICPKALIGIITNPVNTTVAIAAEVLKQKGVYDPARLFGITTLDIIRSNTFVAEVNGVRPEDLNIPVIGGHSGITILPLLSQSGFEFTEDEAASMTKRIQNAGTEVVEAKAGGGSATLSMGQAAAQFGLSLVRALNGEQDIIECTYVEGSGDKARFFAQPVLLGKNGVEKILSYGDLSDFEEATLNAAISTLKTDISIGEDFIN, from the coding sequence ATGAAAGTTGCAGTATTAGGCGCAGCTGGTGGAATTGGCCAAGCGTTGGGTTTATTATTAAAAACACAGTTACCAAATGGGACTGAATTATCATTATATGATATTGCACCTGTAACTCCAGGAGTTGCAGCAGACTTAAGTCATATTCCAACTGCAGTAAAAGTTACTGGTTTTGCTGGTGAAGATCCAGCACCTGCATTAATTGATGCAGATATCGTTTTAATTTCAGCTGGAGTCGCTAGAAAGCCAGGAATGGAGCGCTCTGATCTTTTTAATATTAATGCAGGAATTGTCAAAAATCTAGTTTCAGTTTGTGCAGATATTTGTCCAAAAGCGTTAATTGGAATCATTACAAATCCAGTAAATACAACAGTTGCTATTGCTGCAGAAGTATTAAAACAAAAAGGGGTGTATGATCCAGCGCGATTGTTTGGGATTACAACGCTTGATATTATTCGTTCTAATACTTTTGTTGCCGAAGTTAATGGTGTTAGACCTGAAGATCTTAATATTCCAGTCATTGGTGGCCATTCGGGTATTACCATACTCCCATTATTATCACAATCTGGTTTTGAATTTACTGAGGATGAGGCAGCGTCAATGACAAAGCGCATTCAGAATGCTGGTACTGAGGTTGTTGAGGCTAAGGCAGGTGGTGGTTCTGCGACCCTTTCAATGGGACAAGCAGCTGCACAGTTTGGTTTATCACTTGTTCGTGCACTAAATGGTGAACAAGATATTATTGAATGCACATATGTTGAAGGCTCTGGAGATAAAGCTCGTTTTTTTGCTCAACCAGTGCTTTTAGGAAAAAATGGCGTTGAAAAAATACTTAGTTATGGAGATCTTTCTGACTTCGAAGAGGCAACTCTCAATGCAGCTATTAGTACCCTTAAAACTGATATTTCGATTGGTGAAGATTTTATCAATTAA